From the genome of Papaver somniferum cultivar HN1 chromosome 2, ASM357369v1, whole genome shotgun sequence, one region includes:
- the LOC113347386 gene encoding pentatricopeptide repeat-containing protein At5g66520-like, with amino-acid sequence MAHLLSALAISPPDSSPSTSQYSLSIFQRFENPNIFASNSMIRCLAKSQTPQNSFLLYKSMHQNIYCQPNNYTFPFVLQACSKLLGTREGPQIHNHIVKLGFTKDVYIKNSLIIFYSMCGQIQNSRQVFDENPQCSDIVTWNAILASYARDEQLGIAEQLFGEMPEKDVISWSTLIVGYVQGGKLEKGLDCFREMKEKGLIPNEAIFVTVLSASAQMGLLEHGKLVHSTIKASNCRMTLPLRTALIDMYAKCGCIEMSRQLFDEMRRRDVWSWNVMICGLATHGLGKEALELFERFTKEGWRPVNVTFVGVLNACGRAGLVYEGRQYFKLMTEVYGIEPEMEHYGCIVDLLGRAGFVEEALKLVENMTIQPDPVLWGTLLGACKVHGKVELGEKLGRKLIEMDPTHDAHYVLLANIYAKARKWEDVVRVRRLMVDRGNNKIAGWSLIEAQGEVHRFIVGDREHKHSLEIYKMLNVIDRRLAEAGYSPDVSPVLHDIGKEEKENAIRVHSERLAIAFGLLVTQVGDCIRIVKNLRVCGDCHLVCKMISKVFEREIIVRDGSRFHHFKMGYYGLCC; translated from the exons ATGGCTCACCTTCTCTCCGCATTAGCTATCTCTCCACCAGATTCATCGCCATCAACCTCACAGTATTCACTTTCGATATTTCAACGTTTCGAAAACCCCAACATTTTTGCTTCAAACAGTATGATTAGATGTTTGGCTAAATCCCAAACTCCTCAAAATTCATTTCTACTATATAAATCCATGCATCAGAACATTTACTGTCAGCCTAATAATTATACTTTTCCGTTTGTTCTTCAAGCTTGCAGTAAGCTTTTAGGTACTCGTGAAGGACCCCAGATTCATAATCATATTGTTAAACTTGGGTTTACTAAAGATGTTTACATCAAAAActctttgattattttttatagtaTGTGTGGTCAAATACAGAATTCCCGTCAAgtgtttgatgaaaatcctcaatGTAGTGATATTGTTACTTGGAATGCAATTTTAGCTAGTTATGCTAGAGATGAACAGTTAGGTATCGCGGAACAGTTGTTTGGTGAAATGCCTGAGAAAGATGTGATTTCTTGGAGTACATTGATAGTGGGTTATGTTCAAGGAGGGAAATTAGAAAAGGGTTTGGACTGTTTTAGAGAGATGAAAGAGAAGGGACTGATTCCAAATGAGGCAATTTTTGTTACTGTTCTCTCGGCTTCAGCTCAAATGGGTTTGCTTGAACATGGGAAACTAGTTCATTCCACTATAAAAGCGTCCAACTGTCGAATGACTCTTCCACTAAGAACTGCTCTTATTGATATGTATGCAAAATGTGGTTGTATTGAGATGTCAAGGCAACTTTTTGATGAAATGCGTCGAAGAGATGTTTGGTCTTGGAATGTCATGATTTGCGGTTTAGCAACACATGGCCTAGGAAAGGAAGCTCTTGAACTTTTTGAAAGGTTCACGAAAGAAGGGTGGAGACCAGTTAATGTGACCTTTGTCGGGGTGTTGAACGCCTGCGGTCGAGCAGGTCTTGTCTATGAAGGCCGGCAATATTTCAAGTTGATGACAGAGGTTTATGGGATTGAGCCGGAGATGGAGCATTATGGGTGCATCGTTGATCTCTTGGGTAGAGCTGGCTTTGTGGAAGAAGCTCTGAAATTGGTCGAGAATATGACAATTCAACCAGATCCTGTATTATGGGGAACATTATTAGGGGCATGTAAGGTTCATGGGAAAGTTGAATTAGGGGAAAAACTCGGGAGAAAACTAATTGAAATGGATCCTACGCATGACGCCCATTACGTATTACTTGCCAATATTTATGCGAAAGCTAGAAAATGGGAAGATGTGGTCAGAGTAAGAAGACTAATGGTTGAtcgaggaaataataaaattgcTGGATGGAGCTTGATTGAAGCACAGGGAGAGGTTCATCGGTTTATTGTAGGGGATAGAGAGCATAAGCACTCTTTGGAGATATACAAAATGCTCAATGTGATTGATAGGCGTCTGGCAGAAGCCGGATACTCCCCAGATGTTTCACCTGTTTTACATGATATAGGAAAGGAGGAGAAAGAGAATGCAATTAGAGTGCACAGTGAGAGGTTAGCTATTGCTTTTGGTTTGTTGGTAACACAAGTTGGTGATTGTATTCGAATTGTGAAAAATTTGAGAGTTTGTGGGGattgtcatttggtttgcaagATGATCTCGAAGGTTTTTGAGAGGGAGATTATTGTAAGGGATGGAAGCCGATTTCATCATTTCAAAATGG GATATTATGGCCTCTGCTGTTGA
- the LOC113347387 gene encoding endoglucanase 9-like, whose translation MTRGASHSSNSSLLSIFFFLLFLVQSANGNPNYMDALAKSILFFEGQRSGKLPTGQKLTWRSHSGLKDGSAANVDLTGGYYDAGDNVKFNLPMAYSTVMLSWGSLENGKKMGAQLGKTRVAIRWATDYLLKCANATPGKLYVGVGDPNVDHKCWERPEDMDTVRTVYSVSAGSPGSDVAAETAAALAAGSMVFRVVDRKYSLLLLKTAKKVMKFALSYQGAYSDSLGSAVCPFYCSYSGYKDELIWGATWLLRATNDVSYANLIKSLATDDGVDIFSWDNKFAGAYVLLARKALLDKDKSFDPFIQKAENFMCRILPNSPYSTTHYTPGGLMYKLSQCNLQYVTSITFLLATYAKYMVSAKHTFNCGNTLVTSETLRHLAKSQVDYILGVNPRKMSYMVGYGPSYPHKIHHRGSSIASIKTYKQTIGCDGGFQPFFYSPKPNPNILIGAVVGGPDQNDAFPDDRSDYSRSEPATYINAALVGPLAYLAGSYSK comes from the exons ATGACAAGGGGAGCTTCCCACTCATCAAACTCCTCCTTGctctctatcttcttcttcttattatttttgGTTCAGAGTGCTAATGGAAATCCTAATTATATGGATGCTTTAGCTAAGTCCATATTGTTTTTTGAAGGTCAGAGATCAGGGAAGCTCCCCACAGGTCAAAAACTCACCTGGAGATCTCATTCTGGCCTTAAAGATGGTTCTGCCGCTAAT GTTGATCTCACCGGGGGCTACTATGATGCCGGCGACAATGTTAAGTTCAACCTTCCGATGGCGTATTCCACTGTTATGTTATCATGGGGTTCACTCGAAAACGGGAAGAAAATGGGAGCGCAGTTAGGAAAAACACGTGTTGCAATCCGTTGGGCCACAGATTACTTACTAAAATGTGCAAATGCTACCCCTGGTAAACTCTATGTAGGTGTAGGTGATCCAAATGTTGATCATAAATGTTGGGAACGCCCTGAGGACATGGATACCGTTCGAACTGTTTATTCTGTGTCCGCTGGTAGTCCAGGTTCAGATGTTGCGGCTGAAACTGCAGCCGCCTTGGCGGCAGGTTCAATGGTGTTTAGGGTGGTGGATCGTAAATATTCATTATTGCTTCTGAAGACGGCAAAGAAGGTCATGAAGTTTGCACTGTCATATCAGGGTGCCTATAGTGATTCTCTTGGTTCTGCTGTTTGTCCCTTTTATTGCTCTTATTCAGGTTATAAG GATGAATTAATTTGGGGTGCTACATGGTTGCTGAGAGCAACGAACGATGTTTCGTACGCAAACCTAATAAAATCCCTTGCCACTGATGATGGGGTTGATATCTTCAGTTGGGACAACAAATTTGCTGGTGCATATGTTCTTCTCGCCAGG AAAGCTTTGTTGGACAAGGACAAGTCATTTGATCCATTCATTCAAAAAGCTGAAAACTTCATGTGTCGTATTCTACCCAATTCACCTTATTCAACTACACATTATACACCAG GGGGGTTGATGTACAAATTAAGTCAATGTAATCTTCAATATGTTACTTCCATCACCTTCTTGCTCGCAACATATGCCAAGTACATGGTATCTGCCAAACACACCTTCAATTGCGGTAACACACTTGTAACATCAGAGACCCTCAGGCATTTGGCCAAGAGTCAG GTGGATTACATTCTAGGGGTGAACCCACGGAAAATGTCGTACATGGTAGGCTATGGGCCATCCTACCCACACAAAATTCATCACAGAGGATCATCCATCGCTTCCATCAAAACTTACAAGCAAACCATAGGTTGCGATGGTGGATTCCAGCCGTTTTTCTATTCTCCAAAACCTAACCCGAACATCCTTATCGGTGCCGTTGTGGGTGGACCTGATCAAAATGATGCGTTCCCAGATGATCGGAGTGATTATAGCCGTTCGGAACCTGCTACTTACATCAATGCTGCTTTAGTTGGACCCTTAGCCTACCTAGCAGGAAGCTATAGTAAGTAA